aatcagtgctctagtggtgGGGGGGATGGcgcagacccctgtgctaacaggccagaggaagaattccaatggcatttggCAGCTTCTGTGTCAGCTTGCCTGTACTAGATCATAATAATGCCcactgccaatgtctcagtccctgtggATGTCTCACTTCTCAGCAAGAtccacccagagcctatcaagtgattctcttttcaccaaaggactgtacacttttctttctggtgattttaggttgctttccaaaatgggtgaatttgcaCATGGGCTCTTTAAGAGTAGGCTTTTgttccccttatgtctgatagcttttggGGGGTATTCcttattgtagttaatagccagcaaagccaaaaaTTATGACACCTATCTCATTTGTGTTGAATCTAAAAGTTGCATATGGCAGTAACCTTCCCCTACTCAGACAGCCCAATCCTCCAGAAATGGCTTCGTACCTTAGGATCATTCCCTCCCAGCTGAGAAGTGTCATAgcttgaaggtggctttttttctctccagtaaggaatttctacctcttctaGCTCtgccagcactgtcccttgttgccagtgttctttttattcacttttcagtGATCTCCaagaggtaattgttccaagagtagttgtaaatttgttgtgtccatgggagggggGGAGTTTAGAGTCCACCTACACCTCAATCTTGATGCCTTCTTCccagtaatgcagcataatatgtggAAAAGAACTCCAATTTAGAACACAAAATTAAACCTATTAATAGAAGGCATACTGTGTACTACACAGTCTCAGTGCTTTATAAGCATTTAACTAATTTGATTCTCTGTATGACAAACTACTCTATCAAGGAGCTACTACTATCAGccttattttataggtgaaaattcTGAGGCTTGAAGAGCTTAATTTGCTGAAGTTCACACAATCAGCTAGTGGAAAACTGGCATTCAAACCAGATTGGCTGATATCAATGCCCATGGTTGTAACCATGATAAGTTATGATTTTGTAATAAATAAGTTCTACTGTATTCCTTATTGACTTGTTTTCCTCACTTGTGCATAGGAAATCAGCCCTATCTGCCTCACACTGCTGCTGTGATGATTGATTTAGGTCAGCTATTTGAGAAAGTGTACTTAAAATGAAAGTACTCTGTAAACAAGTAAGTGTctacatatctaatttattgttatcaGGCTGTATCATCAACCAGATGTGTCATCTTGGGGAAATCTCTTAGCTCCACTGGCTTCAGATCCTCACCAGGAAATTCACGGTATTGGAATAGATGATCTCTAGGTGCTTTCCAACTTCAGTGACTCCAActgtattaaaagaaaagctataatcatgagatcataataggaccatggggaagtgggggattgaatcagaagggacatgaGAAAGTGGGACATGAAATTATCAGGAAAAGAACTCTATGTCTCAAGAGAGCAAGTGCatggagagttttctccctgtaattgtcttttctcctttcacctctgtCCTAATAACATATTTAAGAGGACTCCAGATATGTGCATCTCTTTGGCTGTGAGtggacagccaatttcatggccaaaATCACACATCTTGGAGTGTAATAGGGTCCAGTTgtaaaattcctttggaaaagaaataagcaatttcaaccTTTGGCAAGAAGCTTGTCTTCCTGGAGGATCTGGGTCAAGGTcagatttatagaaaacagtgaATTCTATGCTATCTCAATTGCTGTGTGATTCTTCTAGTAGGAAGAGGAAGTACATGAGGCATGGGTTATGGTCCTCaatctcattcattcttcaactCTCCCCTCTTTCTCACTTCCACACCCTGCACTTATATCTCTTCTTCAGGTTTTCTTTCACCTTACCCAAATTCTATGGTATAcagtgaaaagaataatttctaaacTAAACTGTCAGGCATGGATGTTGAGTACTGGTTCTCAATTTCCTAAGTGTATGATCTCAAACgctgttaatttctgtttttcacctgtaaattggggataatagaaTCACCTATAATATAATGAGACAATATGTATAAAGGCTAACACATTGTAGATATTAATAATTGAGCACTGAATCAAAATAATAACTTGCTGAATTTCAGGATTAACTAAGATAAAATATGCTTGTCTGTGTTTCCCAACTTTATACAGTCCactgccttttttaaaatttttattttattttttttgaggaagattagccctgagctaacatctgctgccaatccacctcttttttgctgagaaagactggccctgagctaacatccgtccccatcttcctgtactttatatgtggggcagctgccacagcatggcttgatgagcggtcccatgtctgcacctgggaaccaaaccagcaaaccccaggccaccaaagcggaatgtgcaaaattaactgctTAATATCTACAATGTGTTAACCTTTATAGATATTGTCTCATTATATTATAGATGATTCTATTCTCCCCAATTTACAGTTTatcaattgtatttatataagTAGGTTTTTCACCCATAGCCAAGTTTAAATTgttatatcatattttttctcatagttTCTGGCTTCATGttataatttagaaatttctttcccaTCCTAAGATTATATAAATGCATGTCTATTAATCCCTCTAATGCTTTTTACTGATAGTGAGCTAGGTTTAAGCGATCACTTCGGGCAGAGATTATCCTTTTTCTATCAGTTTAAAATACTACCTATATCATATGTTAAATTCTTACCAATGTTAAAATTTACTtgttaaattctatttcttcttttgacatgtctatttttacaagaataaggaattgttaatgtttatattattttttaaagtctgaatctccaagtctttttaattattaatcttttttcaaaattttcttggtcATTAATATCGATTTACTCTTTCAACTCAAGGAAGATCACTTTGGATATGGAACATAGCCAGTTGTTGTTATCTGCTATGAATCTATTAGTGAGCTATAATACACTGAATGTatcaacaaacatatgaaatatacTTTTGTTGTATTTGGGAATTGAAACAGTTGCTTTGACTCTTTCTCGACATCAATGCTCATCATAGCTTGATGATGGTTATCTGTTGACTCAAGTGTACATGAACTGAAGCAAACTAAACAGAAGATCACTTCTGTGATTTGTGTCTTTATGACTTCAGGTGGTTTGATTTGTCTGGATGCTAGGTCTGAATCTACACCTGCCCAGAAGTAATGATGCCTAGCTGTCTACAGAGCTGATGATGTCTCAGGAATTTCCCCAAGTTAACCCATAAATTCTAGCACCCCTGGCATTCCTTTTTACAGGTACAGCTGTCATTCATAGTTATCTGTAAGTAATCAATGATAGTAATAGCCAACATCTATTGAACAATTAATGTGTCCTGGATTGTGTGCTGAGCAGTGTCATGAATTTCCTCATAAAACCCTCCCATTAACCTTACAGTTAAGGGGCTCTTGTCCTCACTTTGCTATGAGTAAATCATTTCTAGTGTGTTAAAACCACCAGGGTAAGTTCAGAGCATGAGAGAGtatcaaaactaaaattatttttttccatttgtattgaTATATGGTTGATatacaacattgtataagttcaaggtgtacaacataatttactatatatatatatatataataaaatgattaccacagtaagattaatcttcatcacctcacataattacagtattcttccttgtgatgagaactttgagatctagtctcttagcaacttttaaatatatgatacagtattgttaactatactcatcatgctgtacattatattcaCAGATCTTATTTACCTTATAACTGGAAATGTTTTACTTTCTGACCACCTTCTCCCAATTCCCCTACCTTCCActccttgcctctggcaaccgcAAATCtgatctttgtttctatgagtttgtttcgttttagattccacatacagtGAGACCATAATGtgcttgcctttctctgtctgattgatcttacttagcataatatcctgatggtctatccatattgtcacaaattccaggatatccttcttttttatgcctgaacaATATTCCTTTATGATACATcctattatttatgttatttatacatgtgttatttataaatatataatttgactttttatCCACTTATCTGTTGGTGGTTGCTTAGATTGTTTCAATACTCTGGCTATAataaataatcctgcaatgaacattgggataCAGGTTTGTTTTAGGGGCAGTGATACcatttcctttgtgtatatatatatatatccaagatatggaattgctggatcatatgataggtctatttttaattttttgaaaaaactctatactgggggctggccccgtggccgagtggttaagttcgcgcgctccgctacaggcggcccagtatttcgttggttcgaatcctgggcgcggacatggcactgctcatcagaccatgctgaggcagcgtcccacatgccacaactagaagaacccacaacgaagaatacacacctatgtacggggggctttggggagaaaaaggaaaaaataaaatctttaaaaaaaaaaaagaaaaaactctatactgttttccatagtcactATACCAATTTAAATTCTCATAGCAATGCgcgtttcccttttctccacattctggcCAGACGTTGTTGTctcctttttgattatagccattctaacagttgtgagtTGGTATCTTACTGcgattttgatttgcaattccctgatgattatgatgttgagcacatatttatgtacctgttggcattttatatgtcttctttggaaaaatatctattcaggtcctatgaaaaatttgaattggattatttattttcttgctacggagttgtatgtgttcctatatattttagatattaactccttatcagagatgtgatgtgctaatattttctgctattctgttggttaccttttcattttgcttatcattttctttgctgtgcagaagcctgttagtttgatataatccatcttatgtatttatttatttaattatttaatttcgcttgtgctttaggtgtgatatccaaaacatcatttccaatccatgttcagaagttttttccctatgttttcctcAAGGAGTCTTATGATTACAGGTCTTACACTTAAGTCTTCATTcgttttgggtttatttttgtgagtgatgtaagatcagggtctagtttcattcttttgcatgtgaatatccaattttcccatcatcatttattgaagaaactgtttttttccattgagtattttAGGCTCTCTTGGCAAatgttagttgaccatatatacacagttttatttctggggtcttgatcctgttccattggtctttgtgtctgtttctatgccagtggcatactgtttttatttctatggctttgtaacatagtttgaaacatttgccagctttattcttctttctcaggattgctttgtctatacgaagtcttttgtggttctacagggattttaggattgtttgttctatttctgtgaaaaatgccattggaattttgatagagattgcattgagtctattGGCAGATTTGTGTAGCAtagactttttaataatattaattcttccaatccatgtacatgggatACCTTTCAATTTACTTGTagctttttcaatttctttggtcaGTGACTTATAGTATTCAGTGAAGAGATCTTTCAccttcctgtttaatttttttctacacatcttattgtttttgatgctattgtaaatgggattgcttctttatgtctttttcagacAATTTGTGTTAGTATATAGAATGCTTATTTTGTATCCCAGGACTTTAGTGAATTAtttgattagatctaacagtttttagtgaagattttaggattttctatacgtaaaatcatgtcatctgcaaatagacacaatttcaatcttttatttccatttattaggttttaatattattattattttgactttattgTGTTGGCTAGGACTTATTGTCGTGTTTTAGGAATGAAGAGAATGgccatctttgtcttcttcctggtattagaaaaaaaatcttacaaccatttaccattgagtatgatgttagatgtCACTTTGttaaatatggcctttattaagttCAATTTAGTTCCTTTtatacctaatttattgagaatttttatcaggaatgtatgttgaattttgtcaaatgctttttgcgCATCTATGgagaattatatgatttttatatttcattttattaacgtGACTAtcacttttgttaatttttgtatactaaaCCATCTGTGCATCCTCAGAATGAATCCTACTTGATAGTggagtatgatccttttagtatgctgctgaattctgtttgttaggatttgtttttttgaaaatttagaatcTGTATTCAACAGGTCAGGGACATtgacctgcagttttcttttcttctaatgtccttatctggctttggtatcagtgctggcagggggagggaccATGGAGTCAGAGTGTAGCTGTTCCTCTAACTTTCTAACAGgattcttctcattctctgtggCCCATGGGGATATTTCAGCCTCATCCCCGTGTTCTAGGATTTTCAAAATGATGTGTTGTTACGAGTAGTTGCTAGTTTTTTCTGGCAAGAGTGACAAAGTGCATGACCTATTTTGCCATCTTGATGACGTCATTCAGAATAAAACTCTAAAGTCTGAACCCTTAACCACAGTACTATGCTGTTTCCTAAGATGCAAAATATCCTACAATTGATACAGTAGTTGGGGCTAATATTTGTACCAGCCTCCCTTAGGAATAGTTCATATGAAGACTTCCCTAAGAAGACTTACTTCATAACTTTATTGGGCATACATGCTATCCCCCAAGAAAATATCAGgattataaattatgatataattttcCAGGCCATGTTGAAGGtgttgtattaaatatatttgtaaaaagtttgagaagttattataaacagggtaatttttcttatgtgtaaaagaagaaaattttaaaaatctacctggATGAGATCTTGGAGAGAAGAGCTATTTCAAGTTTATTCTGGAATGATGCCAGTTTTACCTCACTATTATTAAGCAGCAGTTATGtattgaattttcaaaattcctatAAAATCTTACAGTTTTACAATGATCTCTCTCATATAATTATAgagtttctattgctttttagaaaatttttaaaatatttaatatttcatctccacatacccatgtacttcttcctccatAATGTGTCGTTCATTGATATCTGCTACGTGACCTCCACAGCCCCCAAGATACTCTCCAACTTCTTCCAGGAGTAGCAAACTATCACCCTTGTGGGTTGTGCTGTTCAATACTTCACCCTTCCAAACGTGGGACtgagtgagtcttgtctcatgacagccatGGTTTATGATTGATATGCTGCCATTTGTAACCCActtctctattcatccatcatgtcacccactctgtgtgttcagatggttctggggtcctatattaaatatttaatttaataaatatttaatatttttaaaatatgtcttttaatttttctgagaccTCATCAGGTAATTGGGAACCTGAAACACTGAGAAGGTCCTATTTGACAATTAGATGGAAACTGTAGTCTTTCTTCTAGGACGGTAAAGcgttttccatttttcagtgctcagtgaagggaagaaaatggcAGATGTGAGAATTATAATGTTGTCATTTCACGTGAGTCAGTAATGCATTCTTTtgactcttttctcattttaggaGCACCAAGCCAATGACTCAAGGAGGAAATATTACAGCTAtcacccatttcctcctcttgggATTCTCAGATTTCCCCGGAATCAGAGCAGTGCTCTTCGTTGTATTCCTGTTGGTGTACATTATGACTCTGATTTGGAACCTGTGTCTCATCATCTTAATAAGGATGGATTtccatctccacacacccatgtacttcttcctccatAATCTGTCCTTCATTGATATCTGCTACGTGACCTCCACAGTCCCCAAGATGCTCTCCAACTTTTTCCAGGAGCAGCAAACCATCACCCTTGTGGGTTGTGCTGTTCAATACTTCATCTTTTCAACCATGGGACtgagtgagtcttgtctcatgacagccatGGCTTATGATCGATATGCTGCCATTTGTAACCCActtctctattcatccatcatgtCACCCACTCTGTGTGTTCAAATGGTGCTTGGGTCCTATATGGCAGGATTCTCTGGTTCTATATCCCAATTGTGTGCCATGCTTCAGCTCCAATTCTGTGGGCCTAATGTCatcaaccacttcttctgtgacatgccCCAACTGTTAGTCCTGTCCTGCACTGACACTTTCTTTGTACAACTCATGACTGCGGTATTAATAGTGATCTTTGGGATAATAAATGTCTCAATTATCATGATATCTTATGGCTGTATTGTCATCTCCATTATGAAGATCACTTCAGCTAAAGGCAGGTCCAAGGCTTTCAGcacctgtgcttctcacctgACAGCAGTGACCCTCTTCTATTCCTCAAGTATCTTTGTCTACTTGAGTTCCAGCTCTGGCGGTTCCTCCAGCTTTGACAGATTTGCATCAGTCTTCTACACTGTGGTGATTCCCATGTTGAATCCCTTGAtttatagtctgaggaacaaagaaatcaaagacgccTTGAAGAGGTTGCAAAAGAAGGGAAAGTATTGCTGAGGTCACAGATTATGAgatttttgacatatttatcCTATCAGAATCACCTTAACCCAGAATAATATGCACAAGAATGCACTATAACAAAATTCATAATGCCTTTGGAAAAAGAAGACTTAATTTGACACAAATAATATGCCAAAATGGACCAATAGGTGACTCAATGCCATGCAAACACAATATCTTTAAGTCCTAGTGGTTCATGAACATCAGCTTACATGAGGAGTAgattgatcatttatttatatatcaatcTTTCCATCATTTATGAAACATCAGGTTTAAAAACTTGTTGCTTCCTTTAGTTTCTGAGATTGAACCCTGCCCAATTGCAGGACTCTGACATGAAAGGAAAGGTAACAGACAGAGGTCCTCTTGGATATAGAAACTTTGTCACTCAAATATTTTGATGCAGCAGCATGACTAAGACACAGAAGTGACcaatgtttgttttgtgtttctgacCAGAAtaggaaggaacaaagagaaaggatGTGACTTTGGACAGAAACAATCCTGTGCAATTGGTCTGGTTGTGCCTACTGCAAAGACCAATCTTACCTAGCTAGTGTTTGTCTAAGGCCTCTTTCAATGCTAATCATCTAATAAATTTTTGATTACATCCTAGTCTATACCACCTATAGTCTAAGGAAGGAGGAGGTGATTTGAATCataaaaggaatggaaggaaGTATCTTGTCCCTTcaatgccatttatttatgaatctgatgagttaattttttgcaCATAGTGTCCAGTGGGGATTTCTGATgggagatgatattcaaaatccATGTCACAGCCAATAGCAATTTCTGATATTGTGGGACTcaactctccctttttctcccccatccAATCTGGAAAATTTACCTTTGGTTCACATAGCCAATGGGATCACACTACCAAATCATTTTTCATATCTCAAACATCTGAAACTATTTGGTGTGAGAATACATGTGACAGCTCATCATAATAACAGAATTACTGAATATTCAGTATTGCAAAGACAAAGAGCAAATATGGAAAATTGATATACTTTCTTTCCTATCattttgttcaacattttatGTCTTAGAGATTTATGGTTTTTTGGGGTGATATTATAGATGAAGTAGAATGGTTTGTGTTACTCTAATGCTGATATTTCCAGCAAACTTCAAGGGCCAGGAAAGGAGATAGATGGTGGTACAATCAAGGTTCTCAACTCTGAACAGTTTTTGCTGTGTGAAGTAGGAGAGAAAGTTGTggtcaggttaaaaaaaagatgtgtagCAACACTGAATGTTGACTTTCGAGATTGCTTGACTTGAACAAACTGGTACAAAACATGtcattatatttacatattattcttagagtttcattgaattcttatttttggcttgttatttatttttttttttgaggtaatgCTGATTTAGaacattatatcaatttcaggtatacatcattacatttcaaattatatgtagactacatcatgttcaccccccaaAGAATAGTTACCATTTGTCATTGTActcatgtgcccttttactctttTCACCCCTTGCCCCACAACCCATCCCCTTTGGTAACAGCTGATCTAATCTGTAtttccctgtgtttgtttattgttgttactgcttgtatcttccacttatgagtgaaatcttacgatatttgactttctctgtctgactttttgcTTACATAATATAGTCAAGGTCCACCCATCTTGTCGCAAATggtaaaatttcatcttctttaatagctgagtagtgttccattgtgtatatatgctgcatcttctttatccattcatccactgatgggcacttaggttgcttctatgtcttggcttttgtgtataatgctgcaatgaacatatgggtgcatatatctttttgaattagtgttcttatgttctttggatatatacccggGATTGGactagttggatcatatggtatttctatttttaattatttgagaaatctctatactgttttccataatggctgtaccagtttgcatttccactcGCAATGTatgaggttcccttttctccacatcctctccaacatttgctatttttgtcttggtaattatagatAGTCTGACAGGAGTAAGGTGAtaccttattgtagttttgatttgcatttcccttatgattagtgatattgaacatcatttcatatacctgttggtcatccatatatcctctttgaaaaaaatgtccgttcatatcctctgcacatTATTTGATTagcttgtttgtatttttgttgttgagttgtacgcgttcttttatatattttgcatactaCCCTCTTGTctcatacatgatttgcaaatattttctcccagttggtgagttatattttccttttgttggtaATTTCTTTGCAATGCAGCTTTTCAGTCTGatcagtcccatttgtttattcttgcttttgtctcctttgcctgagtagacatggcattcAAAAAGGCACTGCTAATACCGatttcaaagagcttactgcctatattttcctctaggacttttatggttttaggtcttgtattgaagcctttaatccattctgagttaatgtTTGGATATGGTGTAATATGATGGCCTGCTTACATTCCTTTGCATTTTGTTGTCCAGCTTTTCCAATGcaattcattgaagagactttatgTTCTCCATTGCACATTCTttactcctttgttgaagattagctgtccatagttgtgtggttttatttctgggccctcaattctcttccattgatctgtgtatctgtttttgtgccaataccatgctcttttgattactagctttgcaatacattttgaattcagtgagtgtgatacctctgactttgttcttttttcttaggattgcattGGCTATTTAGGGTCCTTTCTTGTTCAATATAGATTTCAGGATTATTTACTCTATTCCCATGAGGAGTGTCATTGGgtttctgattggaattgcaatgaatttgtagattgctttaggtaatatggatatttttactatgtttactcttccactcaaagtacatggaatatctttccatttatttatatcttctttgatttctttcaataatgtcttatagttttcagcgtattGGTCTTTTActtcctgggttaaatttattcctagatattttattgctattgtagtcttgatttttcttcctgACAGTTCACTGTTAGCATAttgaaatgtgactgatttttctatgttgatgttttgccctgcaactttattgtatttgttgattattttttatagattctTGGTGGATTtgctaggattttctatatattgatttatgtcatcagcaaataatgacagttttgcaCCTTGCTCTCCAATTtggatgttttttattattttttcttacctaattgctctggccaaaacttccattAATATGTTGAATGAGTGGCAAGAGTGCGCATCCTTTTCCTGTTACTGTCCTCTGAGAAATAGCTttgagtttttcaccattaactatgGTGATAGCTATGGgtatgtcatatatggcctttagtatgttgagttattttccttctatacccattttattcatagtttttttaattataaatgtattttgaatcttgtcaaatgctatctctgcatctactgagatgatcatgtgattcttgttcttctttgtttatatggtgtatcacattaattgattttcagatgttgacccatccctgtgtccctggaataaatctcacgtgatagtggtgtatgatccttccaatgtattgttgtatttgatgtGCTAACATTTGTTCAGGagatttgcatctatgttcatcagcaatattggcctgtaatgttCCCTTTTTCgttttccttgtctgattttggaatcagaataattttggcctcataaaatgagctaggatacatcctctcttcttcaagtttttggaagagtttgaggataggtattaaatcttgtttcaatgtttggtagaattcaccagtaaaacttccttgtcttggacttttgttccttgggagattttttattactgtttcaatctctttatttgtgattgctctattcagattctctatttcttctttattcagttttaggaggctgcatgtttctaagaatgtattcctttcttctagattacccagttttgtgggcatatagcttttcatagtattctcttataatctgtatttctgtggtgtccattggaatttctccacttttatttctgattttatttatttgagccttctgtctatTTTCCTTACTGAGTCTGGATAAGGGTTtattaattctgtttaacttttcaaagagccagatcttagtttcattgatcctttctattgattttttagtctctatttcatttatttctgctctgatttttattatttccttccttctactgactttgggcttcatttgttcttttcctagttcttttaggtatagtttgaaattatttattttatatttttcacgtTTCTTGAAATAAGCTTGTAGCtatgtaaacttccctcttagtattgctttcACAGCATCCCATAAGGTTTGGTACACTGTGTTTTACTGTCATTTCTCctgaggtattttttgatttcttcattgattcaacagttattcagtagcatgttgcttgtttccacatatttgtgacttctgGCCTTTTtcgtagttgatttctaatttcataacattgtggtcagaa
This sequence is a window from Equus caballus isolate H_3958 breed thoroughbred chromosome 12, TB-T2T, whole genome shotgun sequence. Protein-coding genes within it:
- the LOC138916818 gene encoding olfactory receptor 5AN1-like, with the translated sequence MTQGGNITAITHFLLLGFSDFPGIRAVLFVVFLLVYIMTLIWNLCLIILIRMDFHLHTPMYFFLHNLSFIDICYVTSTVPKMLSNFFQEQQTITLVGCAVQYFIFSTMGLSESCLMTAMAYDRYAAICNPLLYSSIMSPTLCVQMVLGSYMAGFSGSISQLCAMLQLQFCGPNVINHFFCDMPQLLVLSCTDTFFVQLMTAVLIVIFGIINVSIIMISYGCIVISIMKITSAKGRSKAFSTCASHLTAVTLFYSSSIFVYLSSSSGGSSSFDRFASVFYTVVIPMLNPLIYSLRNKEIKDALKRLQKKGKYC